The proteins below are encoded in one region of Microbacterium pygmaeum:
- the hemE gene encoding uroporphyrinogen decarboxylase: protein MLPSTSHPLHAGRTGSSTLVRAARGERSGTRPVWFMRQAGRSLPEYRASRAGTEMLDACLRPELAAEITLQPVRRHGVDAAVFFSDIVVPVLLAGVPVEIVPGRGPVFADPIRTPAAVAALPPVDESALAPIADAVRIVVDELGETPLIGFAGAPYTLASYLIEGGPSKEQLRTRALMHSDPATWSALLTWCADVSGAFLRAQVLAGASVVQLFDSWAGSLSRSDYETSVVPFSRRALDAVAGLDVPRIHFGLGLAEMLDLAPGLGADVVGVDWRLPLDEASRRLGGSIPLQGNIDPALLGAPWTVLEAHVRDVLRRGDAAPSHIVNLGHGVPPETDPTVLTRIVDLVHSL from the coding sequence ATGCTGCCATCGACGAGCCATCCGCTGCACGCCGGCCGGACGGGCTCCTCGACCCTGGTCCGCGCGGCACGCGGCGAGCGCTCGGGCACGCGTCCGGTCTGGTTCATGCGGCAGGCCGGCCGGTCGCTCCCGGAGTATCGCGCCTCGCGAGCGGGGACCGAGATGCTGGATGCCTGTCTGCGGCCCGAGCTCGCCGCCGAGATCACCCTCCAGCCGGTGCGACGGCACGGCGTCGATGCCGCGGTGTTCTTCAGCGACATCGTCGTGCCTGTGCTGCTGGCGGGCGTGCCCGTCGAGATCGTGCCCGGCCGCGGCCCGGTCTTCGCCGACCCGATCCGCACACCGGCCGCCGTCGCGGCACTGCCCCCCGTCGACGAATCCGCCCTGGCACCGATCGCCGACGCGGTGCGCATCGTCGTCGACGAGCTGGGCGAGACGCCGCTGATCGGCTTCGCGGGCGCTCCCTACACGCTGGCCAGCTATCTGATCGAGGGCGGCCCGTCGAAGGAGCAGTTGCGCACACGTGCGCTGATGCACTCCGACCCCGCGACCTGGAGCGCTCTGCTGACCTGGTGCGCCGACGTGAGCGGCGCGTTCCTGCGTGCGCAGGTGCTGGCGGGGGCCAGTGTCGTGCAGCTGTTCGACTCGTGGGCCGGGTCGCTGTCCAGAAGCGACTACGAGACCTCCGTGGTTCCGTTCTCCCGTCGCGCGCTCGATGCCGTCGCGGGGCTGGACGTCCCACGCATCCACTTCGGGCTGGGTCTGGCCGAGATGCTCGATCTGGCACCGGGCCTGGGCGCCGACGTGGTCGGCGTCGACTGGCGCCTGCCGCTGGATGAGGCGTCACGACGCCTCGGGGGGAGCATCCCCCTGCAGGGCAACATCGACCCCGCGCTGCTGGGCGCACCATGGACGGTGCTCGAAGCGCACGTGCGCGACGTGCTCCGCCGCGGTGATGCGGCGCCCTCGCACATCGTCAATCTCGGCCATGGTGTGCCCCCGGAAACCGACCCGACGGTGCTGACCAGGATCGTCGACCTCGTCCACAGCCTCTGA
- a CDS encoding carbon-nitrogen hydrolase family protein has translation MNVLAPSPAVAVAQFAPTADTAANLVVIEGLVAAASSRGADLVVFPEYSSYFVDPFDDSLRGAAQDIDGSFVASLIRLAAEHDVHLVAGLLERGTEGRVRNAVVAVNGSGVLACYRKLHLYDAFGQRESDWIEPGEIAEPEVFELLGMRFGLMTCYDLRFPEVGRVLADAGVDVILVPAEWVRGPLKEHHWRTLLHARAIENTVYVAAADHPPPLGVGSSMIVDPQGVEIAAIGTATDIAVTHLDAGAVARVRRVNPALRLRRFEVRPRD, from the coding sequence GTGAACGTCCTCGCGCCGTCGCCGGCCGTCGCCGTCGCACAGTTCGCCCCCACCGCCGACACTGCTGCCAACCTCGTCGTCATCGAGGGGCTGGTGGCCGCGGCATCATCGCGGGGTGCGGATCTGGTGGTGTTCCCGGAGTACTCGAGCTATTTCGTCGACCCGTTCGACGACTCCCTGAGAGGCGCCGCGCAGGACATCGACGGTTCGTTCGTCGCCTCCCTCATCCGTCTCGCCGCGGAGCACGACGTGCATCTGGTCGCCGGGCTGCTCGAGCGGGGCACGGAGGGCAGGGTCCGCAACGCGGTGGTCGCCGTGAACGGGTCCGGGGTGCTGGCCTGCTATCGCAAGCTGCACCTGTACGACGCGTTCGGTCAGCGCGAATCGGACTGGATCGAGCCCGGCGAGATCGCCGAGCCGGAGGTGTTCGAGCTGCTCGGCATGCGCTTCGGCCTCATGACGTGTTACGACCTGCGTTTTCCGGAGGTCGGACGCGTGCTCGCGGACGCCGGCGTGGATGTCATCCTCGTCCCGGCGGAGTGGGTGCGCGGCCCCCTGAAGGAGCACCACTGGCGCACGCTGCTGCACGCGCGCGCCATCGAGAACACCGTGTACGTGGCCGCAGCGGACCACCCGCCGCCCCTCGGCGTCGGATCGTCGATGATCGTCGACCCGCAGGGCGTGGAGATCGCCGCGATCGGCACCGCCACGGACATCGCGGTCACCCACCTCGACGCGGGGGCCGTGGCGCGCGTCCGGCGCGTGAACCCCGCGCTGCGGCTGCGCCGCTTCGAGGTGCGACCCCGCGACTGA
- a CDS encoding S1C family serine protease: protein MTENQGERPADPAPETPADTAQPADAVQPAAEAPQALQASQTPSVPQAPSAPQAPAGQAPAWQPPHPGARPAGYPAYPQQAQQPYGAPRPQGYAGQPAPAPQYSSAFGAAGAPRPELNQTQPTVPFDRSATGTVPTTTAAPRKKSGAGKVVGLIVAAAIVGGAAGLGGAYAGVNLFSPAGTSPAAGPSTVTVNNDDSVNQTTAIAAKVTPSVVTISATGGNSGGTGSGVVLTEDGYVVTNTHVVTLDGATADATIRVTTSDGQVYDAEVVGTDPTYDLAVIKLVDASGLTPIEFADSSELNVGDETIAVGAPLGLSNTVTTGIVSALNRSIQIASSAAPDSSDSDADQAPEQENGDNGPFTFDFGQGQTSTPSASISIAVIQTDAAINPGNSGGALVDGDGKLIGVNVAIATAGGTGDGGSGSIGVGFSIPSNIVQRVTDEIIDTGAATHGLLGASVQDAASAEGSTTTGALIAELVDGGAAQAGGLQVGDVVTAFNAVPVTDATDLTAQVRAAAAGSDATVTLVRDGKTQTIDVTLGELAQ from the coding sequence ATGACCGAGAACCAGGGCGAACGCCCCGCAGACCCCGCACCCGAAACCCCCGCGGACACCGCTCAGCCGGCCGACGCAGTGCAGCCGGCGGCAGAGGCGCCGCAGGCGTTGCAGGCATCGCAGACGCCTTCCGTGCCTCAGGCGCCCTCGGCGCCCCAGGCTCCCGCAGGCCAGGCACCCGCATGGCAGCCGCCGCACCCCGGCGCCCGTCCGGCCGGATACCCTGCCTACCCCCAGCAGGCTCAGCAGCCCTACGGCGCGCCGCGTCCGCAGGGATACGCGGGTCAGCCCGCCCCGGCGCCGCAGTACTCCTCCGCATTCGGTGCCGCCGGTGCTCCCCGCCCCGAGCTCAACCAGACGCAGCCCACCGTCCCGTTCGACCGTTCCGCGACCGGGACGGTTCCCACCACCACGGCCGCGCCCAGGAAGAAGTCGGGTGCCGGCAAAGTCGTCGGCCTGATCGTCGCTGCGGCCATCGTGGGCGGCGCCGCCGGGCTCGGCGGTGCGTACGCCGGGGTCAATCTCTTCTCTCCGGCCGGCACCAGCCCGGCGGCAGGTCCCTCGACGGTCACCGTCAACAACGACGACTCCGTGAACCAGACCACCGCGATCGCGGCGAAGGTCACCCCGAGCGTCGTGACGATCTCGGCCACCGGCGGCAACTCCGGCGGAACGGGTTCGGGCGTCGTCCTCACCGAGGACGGCTATGTCGTCACCAACACGCACGTCGTGACCCTCGACGGAGCCACCGCCGACGCCACCATCCGCGTGACCACCTCCGACGGCCAGGTCTATGACGCCGAGGTCGTCGGCACCGACCCGACGTACGACCTGGCGGTCATCAAGCTGGTGGATGCCTCGGGCCTGACCCCGATCGAGTTCGCCGACTCGTCCGAGCTCAACGTCGGGGATGAGACCATCGCGGTCGGTGCGCCCCTCGGGCTGTCGAACACCGTGACGACCGGCATCGTCAGCGCGCTGAACCGCTCCATCCAGATCGCATCGTCGGCCGCGCCGGATTCGAGCGACTCCGACGCCGACCAGGCACCCGAGCAGGAGAACGGCGACAACGGTCCGTTCACGTTCGACTTCGGTCAGGGTCAGACCTCGACCCCCAGCGCATCGATCTCGATCGCGGTCATCCAGACCGATGCGGCGATCAACCCGGGCAACTCCGGGGGAGCGCTCGTGGACGGCGACGGCAAGCTCATCGGAGTGAACGTGGCGATCGCCACGGCCGGCGGCACCGGCGACGGCGGCTCCGGATCCATCGGGGTCGGCTTCTCGATCCCGTCGAACATCGTCCAGCGCGTGACGGACGAGATCATCGACACCGGTGCGGCCACTCACGGTCTTCTCGGCGCGAGCGTGCAGGATGCGGCATCCGCCGAGGGTTCCACCACCACGGGCGCCTTGATCGCCGAGCTCGTCGACGGAGGCGCGGCACAGGCCGGCGGTCTCCAGGTGGGCGACGTCGTCACCGCCTTCAACGCAGTGCCCGTCACGGACGCCACCGACCTGACCGCCCAGGTGCGCGCGGCCGCCGCCGGCAGCGACGCGACGGTCACGCTGGTCCGCGACGGCAAGACGCAGACCATCGACGTCACGCTGGGCGAGCTGGCCCAGTAA
- a CDS encoding glutamyl-tRNA reductase, with translation MLFCLTANHRNTDFAVLDHVARIADSTAADLISAHPFIRGAVVLATCNRFEAYVELDEPLTAGGSIAREAILDALIERAGADAETLRSSAVSLHGDDAVRHLFAVSSGLESMVVGEEEISGQVQRALVAARECGTTSSELEAAFQRAAHAARQVRAKADLGAAGRSLARLALDLVESRVSDWADVRVLIVGTGSYAATTISALQARGATDVRVFSATGRAGKFATRFGLRAEPDLRAAIGDADIVITCTARYVVTADDVPALPVDARRLIVDLGLPRNVDPSVGQLPGVDLLDLELIGRHATLPELGRGAHELVGSAAAEFAAEQAAAPAIVALRGHIQTAVEAEVARVRPHDEDARTERALRHLAGVLAHEPSVRAREFAAQGRLSEFEAALQLVFGIEVADAISLDALRDLPA, from the coding sequence GTGCTCTTCTGCCTGACAGCGAACCATCGGAACACCGATTTCGCTGTGCTCGACCATGTCGCCCGGATCGCCGACTCCACTGCCGCCGATCTGATCTCGGCGCACCCGTTCATCCGGGGCGCCGTGGTCCTCGCCACATGCAACCGCTTCGAGGCCTACGTCGAGCTGGACGAGCCGCTGACCGCCGGTGGCTCGATCGCGCGTGAGGCGATCCTGGACGCACTGATCGAGCGCGCCGGCGCAGATGCCGAGACGCTGCGCTCATCGGCGGTGTCGCTGCACGGCGACGACGCGGTCCGGCACCTGTTCGCGGTCAGCTCCGGTCTGGAGTCGATGGTCGTCGGCGAGGAGGAGATCAGCGGGCAGGTCCAGCGCGCTCTGGTCGCCGCCCGCGAGTGCGGAACCACCAGCAGCGAACTCGAGGCAGCCTTCCAGCGGGCAGCGCACGCCGCACGTCAGGTACGGGCCAAGGCCGACCTCGGCGCGGCCGGCCGATCGCTTGCCCGCCTCGCCCTCGACCTCGTCGAGAGCCGCGTGTCGGATTGGGCTGACGTCCGCGTCCTCATCGTCGGCACCGGCAGCTATGCCGCCACCACGATCTCCGCATTGCAGGCGCGTGGAGCCACCGACGTCCGTGTGTTCTCCGCGACGGGTCGCGCCGGGAAGTTCGCGACGCGCTTCGGCCTGCGCGCCGAACCCGACCTGCGCGCCGCGATCGGCGACGCCGACATCGTGATCACCTGCACGGCCCGCTACGTCGTCACGGCGGACGATGTCCCGGCGCTTCCGGTCGACGCCCGTCGCCTGATCGTCGATCTGGGACTCCCGCGCAACGTCGATCCGTCGGTCGGCCAGCTCCCCGGCGTCGATCTCCTCGACCTCGAGCTCATCGGACGGCACGCGACGCTTCCCGAACTCGGCCGGGGCGCCCACGAGCTGGTCGGCTCGGCTGCCGCGGAGTTCGCCGCCGAGCAGGCGGCCGCCCCGGCGATCGTCGCGCTGCGCGGACACATCCAGACCGCGGTGGAGGCCGAAGTGGCGCGGGTGCGACCGCACGACGAGGATGCACGCACCGAGCGGGCGCTTCGTCACCTCGCAGGTGTGCTGGCCCACGAGCCGTCGGTGCGCGCGCGTGAGTTCGCCGCGCAGGGGCGCCTGAGCGAATTCGAGGCGGCGCTGCAACTGGTCTTCGGCATCGAGGTCGCCGACGCGATCTCCCTCGACGCGCTGCGCGACCTGCCCGCCTGA
- a CDS encoding CDP-glycerol glycerophosphotransferase family protein, which yields MASFSFGAGNARKIASIPLYALGRIATLALARRAGTWVFGCGIGIGDGALALWNEVAAHGHPAVWLVGSDREAADAAARGIPSLRKTSLRGFLATARAEVVVLTHGFGDVNRYAVSGAYLVQLWHGIPLKRIGLDSPETVRSALLPRSRAVRGLLRWMYRSATQRIRLLPAASHLVRGRLESAFGLAEDRVVVTGEPRVDVLSQDTPQSRRATARDGIRRAVGPVDPATRSVLYAPTWRDGAADPAVPSEAEWSSILEVLERRDAVLLVRSHPLGAGEYVPPVRSDRVRMLGSDLILDVTPLLPGLDALVTDYSSLAFDAALVPLPVIFLAPDVEDYVRSRGLYGAYADVAGEDWARTWTDAAAQLDALLGDETERRARIEASERRSDRVHAFRDGGNTRRVYRAILAGTAPMEEHR from the coding sequence GTGGCGTCCTTCTCGTTCGGCGCGGGGAACGCGCGCAAGATCGCGAGCATCCCGCTCTATGCCCTGGGCCGCATCGCCACGCTGGCTCTTGCGCGCCGGGCCGGTACATGGGTGTTCGGCTGCGGCATCGGGATCGGCGACGGGGCGCTCGCCCTGTGGAACGAGGTCGCGGCGCACGGACACCCTGCGGTGTGGCTGGTCGGCAGCGACCGAGAGGCGGCGGATGCGGCGGCTCGCGGCATCCCGTCTCTTCGGAAGACCTCGCTGCGCGGCTTCCTCGCGACGGCCCGCGCAGAGGTGGTCGTCCTCACGCACGGCTTCGGCGACGTGAACCGCTACGCGGTCTCGGGTGCCTATCTGGTGCAGCTGTGGCACGGGATCCCGCTCAAGCGCATCGGCCTGGACTCCCCGGAGACGGTGCGCAGCGCCCTGCTGCCCCGATCCCGAGCCGTGCGCGGACTCCTGCGGTGGATGTACCGGTCGGCGACGCAGCGGATCCGACTGCTCCCCGCCGCATCGCACCTCGTGCGCGGACGACTGGAATCGGCGTTCGGACTCGCCGAGGACCGTGTCGTGGTGACCGGTGAGCCACGCGTGGACGTGCTCTCGCAGGACACTCCGCAATCGCGTCGGGCGACGGCTCGCGACGGGATCCGCCGGGCCGTCGGCCCCGTCGATCCGGCGACGAGATCGGTGCTCTATGCGCCGACGTGGCGTGACGGGGCTGCGGATCCGGCCGTGCCGTCCGAAGCGGAGTGGTCCTCGATCCTCGAGGTCCTGGAGCGCCGCGATGCGGTCCTGCTGGTCCGCTCCCATCCGCTCGGTGCGGGCGAGTACGTCCCGCCGGTGCGCTCCGACCGTGTGCGCATGCTCGGGTCCGATCTGATCCTCGATGTCACGCCGCTGCTGCCCGGGCTGGACGCCCTCGTGACCGACTACTCGTCGCTCGCATTCGACGCCGCGCTCGTCCCGCTGCCGGTCATCTTCCTGGCCCCTGACGTCGAGGACTACGTCCGCAGCCGCGGCCTGTACGGCGCGTACGCGGACGTCGCCGGCGAGGACTGGGCGAGGACCTGGACCGATGCCGCAGCGCAGCTGGACGCGCTGTTGGGCGATGAGACCGAACGTCGTGCGCGGATCGAGGCGTCCGAACGCCGGAGCGACCGCGTGCACGCCTTCCGCGACGGGGGGAACACGCGCAGGGTGTACCGTGCGATCCTGGCCGGGACTGCACCGATGGAGGAACACCGATGA
- a CDS encoding DUF6328 family protein translates to MAAERDTSPHDDLVDGRDESPSERADRNWSEVLQELRVMQTGTQILTGFLLALAFQPAFADLSDGQRGLYLALVIFSALTSIVALAPVALHRFLFRQRAKKEVVAYGHAALVTSLVTVSVLLVGVVGFVFDVVVDAGAATVAVIALGLVVVVLWLVAPAVMRIRVRSRR, encoded by the coding sequence ATGGCTGCCGAGCGCGACACCTCTCCGCACGACGATCTCGTCGACGGTCGGGATGAGTCGCCCAGCGAGCGGGCAGACCGCAACTGGAGCGAAGTGCTGCAGGAGCTGCGGGTCATGCAGACCGGCACGCAGATCCTCACCGGCTTCCTGCTGGCGCTGGCGTTCCAGCCGGCGTTCGCCGACCTCAGCGACGGACAGCGCGGCCTCTATCTCGCACTGGTGATCTTCTCGGCGTTGACCTCGATCGTCGCGCTCGCGCCCGTGGCGCTGCACCGATTCCTCTTCCGGCAGCGCGCGAAGAAGGAGGTGGTCGCGTACGGTCATGCAGCGCTGGTCACCTCGCTCGTCACGGTGTCGGTCCTGCTGGTGGGCGTCGTCGGATTCGTGTTCGACGTGGTCGTCGACGCCGGTGCCGCAACCGTCGCCGTGATCGCACTCGGACTCGTGGTCGTCGTGCTGTGGCTGGTCGCGCCGGCGGTCATGCGCATCCGCGTCCGGAGCCGAAGGTGA
- a CDS encoding aminotransferase class I/II-fold pyridoxal phosphate-dependent enzyme, producing MREISGSWRRTLAGAGLIGTDGSTRPTIFAEMSALAAETGAINLGQGFPDEDGPAEVLSDARAAIANGVNQYPPGRGIPDLRHAIAEHQERFYGLHVDPDRDVVVTAGATEALAATLLALVDGPDDEVVVFEPYYDSYAAVVALTGARLVPVPLRWPHFQPDLDRLRDAVTDRTRIILINDPHNPTGAVFSAELRAEVVRLAEQHGALIVTDEVYEHLIFDQPHVPLATLPGAWERTLTISSGGKTFSTTGWKIGWISGPSDLVDAVLAVKQFLTYVNGAPFQPATATGLRLPDAYFRGIATTLRAKRDLLGAGLRAAGFAVSEPAGSYFTVVDAAAVGATDAAEFCRTLPARAGVVAIPLTAFVSAEHAADYASLVRFAACKRVEVLEDAASRLAAMS from the coding sequence ATGCGTGAGATTTCCGGATCCTGGCGGCGAACCCTCGCGGGTGCGGGCCTCATCGGCACGGACGGCTCCACCCGTCCCACCATCTTCGCCGAGATGTCGGCCCTGGCGGCCGAAACCGGTGCGATCAACCTCGGCCAGGGCTTCCCCGACGAGGACGGACCCGCCGAAGTGCTCTCCGACGCCCGGGCGGCGATCGCGAACGGCGTCAATCAGTACCCGCCGGGGCGCGGCATCCCGGACCTGCGGCACGCCATCGCCGAACACCAGGAGCGCTTCTACGGTCTGCACGTCGACCCCGACCGCGATGTGGTGGTCACCGCGGGTGCCACGGAAGCGCTCGCTGCAACCCTCCTCGCGCTGGTCGACGGCCCCGACGACGAGGTGGTCGTCTTCGAGCCGTACTACGACTCGTATGCCGCGGTCGTGGCCCTCACCGGCGCGCGTCTCGTTCCGGTGCCGCTGCGGTGGCCGCACTTCCAGCCCGATCTGGATCGGCTGCGCGATGCGGTCACCGATCGCACCCGGATCATCCTGATCAACGATCCCCACAACCCCACCGGCGCGGTCTTCTCCGCCGAACTGCGGGCCGAGGTCGTCCGCCTCGCCGAGCAGCACGGAGCGCTGATCGTCACCGACGAGGTCTACGAGCACCTCATCTTCGACCAGCCGCACGTCCCCCTCGCGACGCTGCCGGGCGCCTGGGAGCGCACCCTCACGATCTCCTCCGGCGGGAAGACCTTCTCCACGACGGGCTGGAAGATCGGCTGGATCAGCGGACCGTCCGACCTCGTGGATGCCGTGCTGGCGGTCAAGCAGTTCCTCACCTACGTGAACGGCGCGCCGTTCCAGCCGGCGACGGCGACCGGTCTCCGACTACCCGACGCGTACTTCCGCGGTATCGCCACGACCCTGCGCGCCAAGCGCGACCTCCTGGGCGCAGGTCTGCGAGCGGCAGGTTTCGCGGTGTCCGAGCCGGCCGGCTCGTATTTCACGGTGGTGGATGCTGCGGCTGTGGGCGCGACGGATGCCGCCGAGTTCTGCCGAACGCTCCCCGCGCGCGCGGGTGTCGTCGCGATCCCCCTGACCGCGTTCGTCTCGGCGGAGCACGCTGCGGACTACGCGAGCCTGGTCAGGTTCGCGGCGTGCAAGCGTGTCGAGGTGCTCGAGGATGCGGCATCCCGCCTCGCCGCCATGAGCTGA
- a CDS encoding protoporphyrinogen/coproporphyrinogen oxidase yields MPDFLVVGGGVAGLVAARRLALGGRSVELLEAGSLLGGQMQRHTLDAVVLDAAAESFATRGGIVATLLADLGMAEDVVLPDIASAWVFRTDGSAAPLPATGVLGIPGHPLAPDVVRAIGLRAALRACADAVLPARVGADSENLGALVRARMGRGVVDDLVAPVVRGIHSRHPDDMPVESASPRLRALLAERGSLAAAVRSVRTAAPAGSQVAGIRGGMFRLVDALKADCERLGVRIETGVRVDGVEPGGVSVGGRVLSGQVVLAASDPTQPAPERRRLTLVTLVLDAPALDAAPRGTGVLVAAGAPGVSARALTHMSAKWAWLADALPGRHVLRLSYDGDPADAVRTAMHDAEVLLGAPVGGLIDADSVAVWRPVPIRRGPRADGVHDIGEATAGTGLAAVIDSAERAAQTLLGDSRSPETRDRMVQ; encoded by the coding sequence ATGCCGGACTTCCTCGTCGTCGGGGGCGGTGTCGCAGGGCTCGTGGCGGCCCGGCGGCTGGCGCTCGGCGGCCGGAGCGTCGAGCTCCTGGAGGCGGGCAGCCTGCTCGGCGGCCAGATGCAGCGTCACACGCTGGACGCCGTGGTACTGGATGCCGCGGCCGAATCGTTCGCCACCCGCGGCGGCATCGTGGCGACGCTGCTGGCCGATCTCGGGATGGCGGAGGACGTCGTCCTGCCGGACATAGCATCGGCCTGGGTGTTCCGGACGGACGGGTCGGCCGCGCCCCTTCCCGCCACCGGGGTGCTCGGGATCCCCGGGCATCCGCTTGCCCCCGACGTGGTGCGCGCGATCGGCCTGCGGGCGGCGCTGCGTGCCTGTGCGGATGCCGTCCTTCCCGCCCGTGTGGGAGCCGACTCCGAGAACCTCGGAGCACTCGTGCGCGCACGCATGGGCCGCGGCGTCGTGGATGACCTGGTGGCGCCCGTCGTCCGCGGCATCCACTCACGGCATCCGGACGACATGCCCGTCGAGTCGGCCTCGCCCCGCCTCCGCGCGCTGCTGGCCGAGCGCGGTTCGCTGGCGGCGGCGGTGCGCAGCGTGCGCACCGCCGCGCCGGCGGGATCCCAGGTCGCCGGCATCCGCGGAGGGATGTTCCGGCTCGTGGACGCGCTCAAAGCGGACTGCGAGCGGCTGGGCGTCCGGATCGAGACCGGCGTGCGCGTGGACGGCGTCGAGCCCGGCGGGGTGAGCGTGGGCGGCCGGGTTCTCAGCGGCCAGGTTGTGCTGGCGGCATCCGATCCGACCCAGCCCGCACCGGAGCGACGCCGGCTCACCCTCGTCACCCTGGTCCTCGATGCCCCCGCCCTCGATGCCGCACCACGCGGGACCGGGGTGCTCGTCGCCGCCGGCGCACCCGGTGTCAGCGCCCGGGCGCTGACCCACATGAGTGCCAAGTGGGCGTGGCTGGCCGACGCCCTGCCCGGCAGGCACGTGCTGCGACTCTCCTACGACGGCGACCCGGCGGATGCCGTGCGCACAGCGATGCACGATGCCGAGGTGCTGCTGGGTGCACCGGTCGGAGGCCTCATCGACGCCGACAGCGTCGCGGTGTGGCGACCGGTGCCGATCCGCCGCGGTCCGCGAGCCGACGGTGTGCACGACATCGGCGAGGCGACAGCAGGCACCGGCCTGGCTGCCGTCATCGACAGTGCTGAGCGCGCGGCTCAGACCCTTCTCGGCGATTCGCGGTCGCCGGAAACCAGAGACAGGATGGTCCAGTGA
- the hemQ gene encoding hydrogen peroxide-dependent heme synthase — translation MTTAPTNTGDLHYTLWAVLRRPETPSAAVATQTSIAEAVSQLEVDLRGIYDVSGLRADADILLWLTGPSAEGLQAALRALRRTTELAPLLPTWNALGVHRDAEFTRDHSPAFAQGLPPKTWLTVYPFVRSYEWYLLPPAERGAMLGDHGRKGRDYPQVQANTVASFALGDYEWILGLEADELVDLVDLMRHLRDTEARRHVREEIPFFTGRLLTLDELAEVLA, via the coding sequence GTGACAACTGCACCGACGAATACCGGCGACCTCCACTACACGCTCTGGGCCGTGCTGCGACGGCCGGAGACACCCAGTGCGGCGGTTGCGACACAGACGAGCATCGCCGAGGCGGTGTCGCAGCTGGAGGTCGACCTCCGGGGCATCTACGACGTCTCGGGACTGCGCGCCGACGCCGACATCCTCCTGTGGCTGACCGGCCCATCGGCGGAAGGGCTCCAGGCGGCCCTCCGCGCCCTGAGACGCACCACCGAGCTCGCGCCGCTCCTTCCGACCTGGAACGCGCTCGGCGTGCACCGCGACGCCGAGTTCACGCGTGACCACTCCCCCGCCTTCGCCCAGGGCCTGCCGCCCAAGACGTGGCTGACCGTGTACCCCTTCGTGCGCAGCTACGAGTGGTACCTGCTGCCGCCGGCCGAACGCGGCGCCATGCTGGGCGACCACGGACGCAAGGGCAGGGATTACCCGCAGGTGCAGGCGAACACCGTCGCCTCCTTCGCGCTCGGCGACTACGAGTGGATCCTCGGCCTGGAAGCCGATGAACTCGTCGATCTGGTCGACCTGATGCGTCACCTGCGCGACACGGAAGCCCGCCGGCACGTCCGGGAGGAGATCCCGTTCTTCACCGGGCGCCTTCTCACGCTCGACGAGCTGGCCGAGGTGCTCGCATGA